Proteins from one Nicotiana tabacum cultivar K326 chromosome 23, ASM71507v2, whole genome shotgun sequence genomic window:
- the LOC107804709 gene encoding cytochrome b-c1 complex subunit Rieske-1, mitochondrial yields MLRIAGRRASSLSRWPVRSAAPSSSAFISANHFSSDDDSSSPRSISPSLASVFLHHTRGFSSNSVSPAHDMGLVPDLPPTVAAIKNPTSKIVYDEHNHERYPPGDPSKRAFAYFVLTGGRFVYASLMRLLILKFVLSMSASKDVLALASLEVDLSSIEPGTTVTVKWRGKPVFIRRRTEDDISLANSVDLGSLRDPQQDAERVKNPEWLVVIGVCTHLGCIPLPNAGDFGGWFCPCHGSHYDISGRIRKGPAPYNLEVPTYSFLEENKLLIG; encoded by the exons atgCTGAGGATAGCTGGGAGGAGGGCTTCGTCTCTATCGCGATGGCCCGTGCGCTCCGCCGCTCCATCTTCATCCGCTTTCATCTCTGCAAATCATTTCAGTTCTGATGACGATTCCTCTTCCCCCAGATCCATTTCTCCTTCTCTCGCTTCTGTGTTTCTCCACCATACCAGAG GGTTTTCATCTAATTCAGTTTCTCCTGCACATGATATGGGTTTAGTCCCAGATCTTCCACCCACAGTGGCTGCTATTAAGAATCCCACATCAAAAATTGTTTATGACGAGCACAACCATGAGCGTTATCCGCCTGGTGATCCAAGCAAACGTGCATTTGCCTACTTTGTCTTGACAGGAGGCAGGTTTGTCTACGCCTCATTGATGCGTCTCCTGATTCTTAAGTTTGTTTTGAGCATGTCTGCCAGTAAGGATGTTCTTGCCCTTGCTTCACTTGAAGTGGATCTTTCCAGCATTGAACCTGGTACAACTGTTACTGTGAAGTGGCGTGGCAAACCTGTTTTCATCAGGCGCCGAACTGAGGACGACATCAGTTTGGCAAACAGTGTTGATCTTGGCTCCCTTCGCGATCCACAACAAGATGCAGAGAGGGTTAAGAATCCAGAATGGCTTGTGGTTATTGGGGTATGCACCCATCTTGGGTGCATTCCTTTGCCAAATGCTGGTGattttggtggttggttttgccCTTGCCACGGCTCCCATTATGACATCTCTGGTAGGATCCGCAAGGGACCTGCACCATATAATCTGGAGGTGCCTACTTATAGTTTCCTGGAGGAGAACAAGTTACTTATTGGTTAA